In a genomic window of Flavobacterium sp. KACC 22761:
- the guaA gene encoding glutamine-hydrolyzing GMP synthase produces the protein MQHNVLILDFGSQYTQLIARRVRELNIFCEIFPYNHIPSDLSSYKAVILGGSPFSVRGEDAPHPDLSQIRGKMPLLAVCYGAQYLAHFSGGEVAASNTREYGRANLSYIKDGETFFEGVSENSQVWMSHSDSIKALPTNAVKLASTHDVEYAAYKIEGETTYAIQYHPEVYHSTDGKQMLENFLVKIAEVPQNFTPNAFVDEMVAELKEKLGNDKVVLGLSGGVDSTVAAVLLNKAIGQNLYCIFVNNGLLRKNEFQNVLDQYKGMGLNVKGVDAGDRFLGELAGISDPETKRKTIGRVFIEVFDDESHLLEDVKWLAQGTIYPDVIESVSVKGPSATIKSHHNVGGLPDYMKLKIVEPLRMLFKDEVRRVGATLGIDPELLGRHPFPGPGLSIRILGDITPEKVRILQDVDSVFIEGLKSWGLYDKVWQAGAILLPVNSVGVMGDERTYEKVVALRAVESTDGMTADWVHLPYDFLMKVSNDIINKVKGVNRVVYDISSKPPATIEWE, from the coding sequence ATGCAACACAACGTACTTATTTTAGATTTCGGATCGCAATATACTCAGCTTATTGCGCGTAGAGTTCGCGAATTAAATATATTCTGCGAAATTTTTCCTTACAATCACATTCCAAGTGATTTATCAAGTTATAAAGCCGTAATTTTAGGAGGAAGCCCTTTCTCTGTAAGAGGAGAAGATGCACCACATCCTGATTTATCACAAATTAGAGGTAAAATGCCTTTGCTTGCTGTTTGTTATGGAGCACAATATTTAGCTCATTTCAGCGGTGGAGAAGTGGCAGCTTCAAATACTAGAGAATACGGAAGAGCTAACTTGTCTTATATTAAAGATGGTGAAACTTTCTTTGAAGGAGTTTCAGAAAACAGCCAAGTTTGGATGAGCCATAGCGATAGTATCAAAGCGCTTCCAACAAATGCTGTAAAATTAGCAAGCACGCATGACGTAGAATATGCAGCTTATAAAATTGAAGGCGAAACTACTTATGCAATTCAATACCATCCAGAAGTTTACCATTCAACAGATGGAAAACAGATGTTAGAAAACTTCTTGGTTAAAATTGCTGAAGTTCCGCAAAACTTTACTCCAAATGCTTTCGTTGACGAAATGGTAGCAGAATTAAAAGAAAAACTTGGGAACGATAAAGTAGTTCTTGGTTTATCTGGAGGAGTAGATTCTACTGTAGCAGCTGTTTTATTAAACAAAGCAATCGGGCAAAATTTATACTGTATCTTCGTTAACAACGGACTTTTACGTAAAAACGAATTCCAAAATGTATTAGATCAATACAAAGGAATGGGATTAAACGTAAAAGGTGTAGATGCAGGAGATCGTTTCCTTGGCGAATTAGCTGGAATTAGCGATCCAGAAACAAAACGTAAAACAATTGGTCGTGTATTTATCGAAGTTTTTGATGATGAGTCACACTTATTAGAAGACGTAAAATGGTTGGCACAAGGAACAATTTACCCAGACGTAATTGAATCAGTTTCGGTAAAAGGACCATCTGCAACTATTAAATCGCACCACAACGTTGGTGGATTGCCAGATTATATGAAATTAAAAATTGTAGAACCGCTTAGAATGTTGTTTAAAGACGAGGTTCGAAGAGTAGGAGCTACATTAGGAATCGATCCTGAATTATTAGGAAGACACCCTTTTCCAGGACCAGGATTATCTATCAGAATTTTAGGAGATATTACTCCAGAGAAAGTTAGAATTTTACAAGATGTAGATTCTGTATTTATCGAAGGCTTAAAATCTTGGGGATTATACGATAAAGTTTGGCAAGCTGGAGCAATTTTGCTTCCTGTAAATTCTGTTGGAGTAATGGGCGATGAGCGTACTTATGAAAAAGTTGTAGCGCTTAGAGCGGTGGAATCAACAGATGGTATGACTGCTGACTGGGTTCATTTACCTTACGATTTCTTGATGAAAGTATCAAACGACATCATCAATAAAGTAAAAGGCGTGAATCGTGTTGTTTACGATATTAGTTCAAAACCACCTGCAACAATTGAGTGGGAATAG
- a CDS encoding LysM peptidoglycan-binding domain-containing protein: MREFLTFFLVFILSFNRITAQDSFIEHKIQKGETAYFIAQKYKVSVDEIFKFNPESQNGIKDNQIIKIPVHSSEKIKSDQQITHIVGEKETLYGLSKKYHVSQEALQEANKEILASGLQVGQELVIPQNSSNLSKIENINTLKASHLVVAKESLFSIARQYNVSVEDLENLNKDILINGLQIGQTISIPNKKKTLDGRVRVINQETIFHVVEPKETKFSIAKKYRISIDQLESQNPEIVNGLIVGNKLAINTAAIKPANESEELMLALAEKQVVVEKTKAKTIEIEDLKDRLVVQKEMNQKIIKINDLKVNLNDMNGSKENSVEKLRLVLEANKNVQDILMTKLDSLVTAMNNDLNELKRMDILNVEESKRLEKQSSEGISKTNELSSQLKKELAENRKAYAGLMNKVEKIAVEENQEYKKKIRESEKNNNVTSIQQRLSLEEIKRYKIEQEQGDAQNQLLIAKIDSLDTQKQIEVKRHISKASYYSMEARKFDDKLALMKLKKYQDEAIKKQNKSGVSEASKTVSLEEMKRELEENPLKTDKTVKVEVFDNLKEVSNGYYLVLGIFTDATLRDKLIMKLIDSGDFNASFFFNINSLSYYVYSDKFENMEEVLYKCKKKEEDELYKEIIIAKAEIDLR, from the coding sequence ATGAGAGAATTTTTAACGTTTTTTCTTGTCTTTATTTTGTCTTTTAACAGAATAACTGCACAAGATTCATTTATTGAGCACAAAATTCAAAAGGGAGAAACCGCGTATTTTATAGCCCAAAAATATAAGGTTTCGGTTGATGAAATCTTTAAATTCAATCCCGAATCTCAAAATGGAATCAAAGACAATCAGATTATTAAGATTCCGGTTCATTCTTCAGAAAAAATAAAATCAGATCAACAAATTACTCATATTGTTGGCGAGAAAGAAACACTTTACGGTTTATCAAAAAAATATCATGTTTCTCAAGAAGCACTTCAGGAAGCCAATAAAGAAATTCTTGCCAGCGGACTTCAGGTTGGTCAGGAATTAGTTATTCCGCAAAATTCTTCAAATCTTTCGAAAATTGAAAATATAAATACTTTAAAAGCTTCACATCTTGTTGTTGCTAAGGAATCTTTATTCAGCATTGCGAGACAATACAATGTTTCGGTTGAGGATCTAGAAAATCTGAATAAGGATATTTTGATTAACGGTTTGCAGATTGGTCAAACCATTTCAATTCCGAATAAAAAGAAAACTTTGGACGGAAGAGTTCGCGTTATTAATCAGGAAACTATTTTTCATGTTGTTGAGCCAAAGGAAACCAAATTTTCGATTGCAAAGAAATATAGAATTTCGATCGATCAGCTTGAATCTCAAAATCCCGAAATCGTAAACGGATTAATTGTTGGAAATAAATTGGCTATCAATACCGCAGCAATAAAACCAGCAAATGAAAGCGAAGAATTGATGCTTGCTTTGGCCGAAAAACAAGTTGTAGTCGAAAAGACAAAAGCTAAAACAATTGAAATTGAAGATTTGAAAGACCGATTGGTTGTTCAGAAGGAAATGAATCAGAAAATCATAAAAATTAATGATTTGAAAGTAAATCTGAATGACATGAATGGTTCCAAAGAAAATTCAGTTGAAAAACTTCGATTGGTTCTAGAGGCAAATAAAAATGTTCAGGATATTTTGATGACCAAATTGGATTCGCTTGTAACTGCGATGAACAATGATTTGAACGAGTTAAAACGTATGGATATTTTGAATGTTGAAGAATCTAAAAGATTAGAAAAACAATCTTCAGAGGGAATCAGCAAAACAAACGAATTGTCTTCTCAGTTGAAAAAAGAATTGGCAGAAAATAGAAAAGCATACGCCGGTCTAATGAATAAAGTAGAAAAAATAGCCGTTGAAGAAAATCAGGAATACAAGAAGAAAATCCGCGAAAGCGAGAAGAATAATAATGTGACTTCAATTCAGCAAAGACTTTCTTTGGAAGAAATCAAGCGTTACAAAATCGAACAGGAGCAAGGCGATGCTCAAAACCAGCTTTTGATTGCCAAAATCGATTCATTGGATACTCAAAAACAAATTGAAGTAAAAAGACATATCAGCAAAGCTTCCTATTATAGTATGGAAGCTCGAAAATTTGATGACAAACTAGCTTTGATGAAATTGAAAAAGTATCAGGATGAAGCGATTAAAAAACAAAATAAATCGGGTGTTTCTGAGGCTTCAAAAACGGTTTCATTAGAAGAAATGAAACGCGAATTAGAAGAAAATCCGCTTAAAACAGATAAAACGGTAAAAGTTGAAGTTTTTGATAATCTTAAAGAAGTTTCAAACGGTTATTACTTAGTTTTAGGTATATTTACAGACGCAACACTTCGCGATAAGCTTATCATGAAACTTATTGATTCTGGTGATTTTAACGCAAGTTTCTTTTTCAATATAAACAGTCTTTCGTATTATGTTTACTCGGATAAGTTCGAAAACATGGAAGAAGTTTTGTATAAATGCAAGAAAAAGGAGGAAGATGAGTTATATAAAGAAATAATTATTGCTAAAGCAGAAATCGATCTGAGATAA
- a CDS encoding J domain-containing protein: protein MDYIDYYKVLDVTKSATEAEIKKAYRKLARKYHPDLNPNDKEAEKKFKEINEANEVLSNPENRKKYDKYGKDWKHADEFEKAGYDPNQQQQQYSRQQSGQDFSGFGEDFSGSDFSDFFNSIYGSRRSRSQSKYRGQDFNAELQLDLESAYTTHKQNLSVNGKNIRITIPAGVENGQIIKISGHGSPGANGGPNGDLYITFSISNNSDFKRDGNNLYSNVDLDLYTAILGGEINIKTFDGQVKIKVPAETQTGTKVKLKGKGFPIYKKENQFGDLYLTYNLKIPTKLSEKEKELFTELAKLRNHGQ from the coding sequence ATGGATTATATCGATTATTACAAAGTTTTAGATGTCACCAAGTCTGCAACTGAAGCAGAAATCAAAAAAGCGTACAGAAAATTAGCCCGAAAATACCATCCCGATTTGAATCCGAATGACAAAGAAGCGGAGAAAAAATTCAAAGAAATCAATGAAGCCAATGAAGTTTTGAGCAATCCTGAAAATCGTAAAAAATATGATAAATACGGAAAAGACTGGAAACATGCGGACGAATTTGAAAAAGCTGGCTACGACCCGAATCAGCAACAACAGCAATATTCGAGACAGCAAAGCGGACAGGATTTTTCTGGTTTCGGGGAAGATTTTTCGGGAAGCGATTTTTCTGATTTCTTTAACTCGATTTATGGATCCCGGCGAAGCAGAAGCCAATCCAAATACCGAGGCCAAGATTTCAACGCTGAATTACAACTTGATTTAGAATCGGCGTACACAACGCATAAACAAAATTTGAGTGTAAACGGCAAAAATATCAGAATCACCATTCCGGCAGGTGTTGAAAATGGTCAAATAATAAAAATTTCAGGCCACGGAAGTCCAGGCGCAAATGGCGGGCCAAACGGTGATTTGTATATTACTTTTTCAATTTCCAACAATTCTGATTTTAAAAGAGATGGAAACAATCTTTATTCAAATGTTGACTTGGACTTATACACAGCGATTTTGGGTGGCGAAATCAACATTAAAACCTTTGATGGACAAGTAAAAATAAAAGTTCCTGCCGAAACGCAAACCGGAACAAAAGTAAAATTAAAAGGAAAAGGCTTCCCTATTTATAAAAAGGAGAATCAATTTGGTGATTTATATTTGACTTACAATTTGAAAATTCCGACCAAATTATCTGAAAAAGAAAAAGAATTATTTACAGAATTAGCTAAACTTAGAAATCATGGCCAGTAA
- a CDS encoding Gfo/Idh/MocA family protein: protein MKTRILKLFLIVCILFGWTVSAQMIKTKTPSRPKGQQDVLRMSAPAIPTVRIAFIGLGMRGPGAVERMTHIPGVEIIALCDMKQENTSKANEILAKAGFPKAQEFYGDENAWRKVTALPNVDLVYVATDWLHHAVIGVQAMKDGKHVAIEVPGALTMKEIWELIDTSEKTRKHCMQLENCVYDFFELTTLNMAQQGLFGEILHAEGSYIHGLQPFWGEYWNNWRMDYNIKHRGDIYATHGMGPACQALNIHRGDKMNFLVSMDTKAVGNPAYIKEKSGQEIKDFRNGDHTMTMIRTENGKTIQIQHDVTSPRPYSRMYQLSGTKGFANKYPLEGYALDGKELGDDVKPNHEKLSAHSFVPEEVKKALMEKYKHPIAKGIEEQAKKVGGHGGMDFIMDYRLIHCLQKGLPLDMDVYDLAEWSCLGPLTEISLDNNSAPVEIPDFTRGGWNKLKKLEFSE from the coding sequence ATGAAAACTCGTATTTTAAAACTCTTTTTAATCGTTTGTATTTTATTTGGCTGGACAGTCTCGGCGCAAATGATCAAGACCAAAACACCATCAAGGCCAAAAGGACAGCAAGATGTTCTTAGAATGTCTGCACCTGCTATTCCAACCGTTCGTATTGCTTTCATTGGTTTAGGAATGCGCGGACCAGGCGCTGTAGAACGCATGACACATATTCCAGGTGTTGAAATTATAGCACTTTGCGACATGAAGCAGGAAAACACGTCAAAAGCCAATGAAATTTTGGCAAAAGCGGGATTTCCAAAAGCACAAGAATTTTATGGCGATGAAAATGCTTGGAGAAAAGTTACAGCGCTGCCAAATGTAGATTTAGTTTATGTAGCAACAGATTGGCTTCATCATGCCGTAATTGGAGTTCAGGCCATGAAAGATGGAAAACACGTAGCAATTGAAGTTCCGGGCGCTTTGACTATGAAAGAAATCTGGGAGTTGATTGATACTTCAGAAAAAACGAGAAAACATTGTATGCAATTGGAAAACTGCGTTTATGATTTCTTCGAATTGACTACTTTGAATATGGCTCAGCAAGGTTTATTTGGTGAAATTCTACATGCTGAAGGTTCTTACATTCACGGTTTACAGCCTTTCTGGGGAGAATACTGGAACAACTGGAGAATGGATTACAATATCAAACACCGTGGCGATATTTATGCGACACACGGAATGGGACCTGCGTGTCAGGCACTAAATATTCACCGTGGTGACAAAATGAATTTCCTGGTTTCTATGGATACAAAAGCCGTTGGAAATCCTGCTTATATCAAAGAAAAATCAGGTCAGGAAATTAAAGATTTTAGAAATGGAGATCATACTATGACGATGATTCGTACTGAAAATGGAAAAACAATTCAAATTCAGCACGACGTTACTTCTCCTCGCCCATACAGTAGAATGTATCAATTGAGCGGTACAAAAGGTTTTGCTAATAAATATCCTTTGGAAGGTTATGCGCTTGACGGAAAAGAACTTGGCGACGATGTAAAACCAAATCATGAAAAATTAAGCGCACATTCTTTTGTTCCCGAAGAAGTTAAAAAAGCTTTAATGGAAAAATACAAACACCCAATTGCCAAAGGAATTGAAGAACAAGCCAAAAAAGTAGGCGGTCACGGTGGCATGGATTTTATTATGGATTATCGTTTAATTCACTGCCTTCAAAAAGGGCTTCCATTAGATATGGATGTTTACGATTTAGCCGAATGGTCTTGTTTAGGTCCATTGACAGAAATTTCATTAGACAATAATTCTGCACCCGTAGAAATTCCAGATTTCACAAGAGGAGGTTGGAATAAATTGAAAAAATTAGAGTTTTCAGAATAA
- a CDS encoding LysM peptidoglycan-binding domain-containing protein, with protein MKYYSTLLSLVFFVTCSAFSQEKVVKYTVTGGETINQIAVKFKVTPYDIYALNPDARNGVKPNTVLLIPASGNKTAVKSETAVAKTAANSQEIIHEVESKETFWRIEHKYGISHEALIAANPFLEKDGIQAGQKLVIPAKGSVPKTAATAKSAKNLAQEKYVYHDVLPKETKFGIANKYGISVAELEKRNPEIVQNLPIGYRLTIKGTAPKTEAAPIANTAKPAETKKADAPKKATTYMEYQVKPKETFYSLGRTFHLSQDELVALNPSLSEGVKEGMVLKVPTGYLAPQPIIAQAQPAEKIVEKAVEKPTINTADAPSGIKIVDKVKSETVSADPEVVELTKKRGQTERQKVVLLLPFNLAKLQSDTTSLATKVKNDKFLNMTLDFYSGAMMAIDSAKALKLPIDVSIYDSGETKTSSNISSLIAQNKLQNANAVIGPFYQNNAEATANMLRSDSVPVISPLSKDTANPIDNLYQAIPSNDVVRNAVFDYMRAKNGNIVAVVDKKKESVINYIKQNQKGVVFATLTETGGLDVANLKGLLLPGRMNYVVMETGNTAMVKATIKALLDSQKTCQVQLVILEPNSTLDTDEISFDNLIKLKLMYPSVTRESSEVGAMIFKKEYRLKNKVNPNVYATKGFDVTFDTMMRLVQGKTYQETADLMTTEQVDNKFQYYKKEDGGHANKGVYILYYDSDLTLKAAN; from the coding sequence ATGAAATATTATTCAACATTATTGTCTTTGGTTTTTTTTGTAACCTGTTCGGCTTTTTCTCAGGAAAAGGTAGTGAAATATACAGTTACAGGCGGAGAAACAATAAACCAGATTGCCGTAAAATTTAAAGTTACGCCTTATGATATTTATGCATTAAATCCAGATGCTAGAAATGGAGTAAAACCAAATACTGTTTTGCTGATTCCTGCAAGTGGCAATAAAACAGCAGTAAAATCTGAGACTGCTGTGGCAAAAACAGCCGCTAATTCGCAAGAAATTATTCACGAAGTAGAGTCAAAAGAAACTTTTTGGAGGATTGAACATAAATACGGAATTTCGCATGAAGCATTAATAGCGGCAAACCCATTTTTAGAAAAAGATGGTATTCAGGCTGGACAAAAATTAGTAATTCCAGCTAAAGGTTCAGTTCCCAAAACGGCAGCAACAGCAAAATCAGCTAAAAATTTAGCTCAAGAAAAATATGTTTATCATGATGTTTTGCCTAAAGAAACGAAATTTGGTATTGCAAACAAATATGGCATTTCTGTTGCAGAATTAGAAAAACGTAATCCTGAAATTGTTCAGAATTTGCCAATTGGTTACAGATTAACGATAAAAGGAACAGCACCTAAAACGGAAGCGGCACCAATTGCAAATACCGCAAAACCTGCTGAAACTAAAAAAGCAGATGCGCCTAAAAAAGCCACAACTTATATGGAGTATCAAGTGAAGCCGAAAGAGACTTTTTATAGTTTAGGAAGAACATTTCATTTGTCGCAAGATGAATTAGTCGCTTTGAATCCGTCACTTTCTGAAGGTGTAAAAGAGGGAATGGTTTTGAAAGTTCCGACAGGATATTTAGCGCCACAGCCAATTATTGCACAAGCACAACCAGCTGAAAAAATTGTTGAAAAAGCGGTAGAAAAACCAACTATAAATACTGCAGATGCACCAAGCGGTATTAAAATTGTTGATAAAGTAAAATCTGAAACGGTTTCTGCAGATCCTGAAGTCGTAGAATTGACAAAGAAAAGAGGTCAGACAGAGCGCCAGAAAGTGGTTTTGTTATTGCCGTTTAATTTGGCGAAACTGCAAAGTGATACAACGAGTTTGGCGACAAAAGTTAAAAATGATAAATTTTTAAACATGACGCTTGATTTCTATTCCGGAGCAATGATGGCAATTGATTCGGCTAAAGCTTTGAAATTGCCGATTGATGTTTCGATTTACGATTCGGGAGAAACCAAAACGTCATCAAATATTTCGAGTTTGATTGCACAGAATAAATTGCAGAATGCAAATGCCGTGATTGGCCCATTTTATCAAAATAATGCCGAAGCGACTGCAAACATGTTGCGTTCAGATAGTGTTCCGGTGATTTCACCTTTATCAAAAGATACTGCAAATCCAATTGATAATTTGTATCAAGCGATTCCGTCAAATGATGTAGTACGTAACGCAGTTTTTGATTATATGCGCGCCAAAAACGGAAATATTGTAGCGGTTGTTGACAAGAAAAAAGAATCTGTAATCAACTATATTAAACAAAACCAAAAAGGAGTTGTATTTGCTACATTGACAGAAACGGGTGGTTTAGATGTTGCAAACTTAAAAGGTTTGTTGCTTCCTGGACGCATGAATTATGTAGTGATGGAAACTGGAAATACGGCAATGGTGAAAGCAACAATAAAAGCGTTGCTTGATTCACAAAAAACATGTCAGGTGCAATTGGTGATTTTAGAACCAAACAGCACCTTGGATACAGATGAAATTAGTTTTGATAATTTAATTAAATTGAAGTTGATGTATCCGTCTGTGACACGCGAAAGCAGTGAAGTTGGAGCTATGATTTTCAAAAAAGAATACCGTTTGAAAAATAAAGTAAATCCGAATGTTTATGCAACAAAAGGATTTGATGTTACTTTTGATACCATGATGCGTTTGGTTCAAGGGAAAACATACCAAGAAACGGCCGATTTAATGACCACAGAACAAGTGGACAATAAATTTCAATATTACAAAAAAGAAGATGGAGGACACGCAAACAAAGGTGTTTACATTTTATATTACGACAGCGATTTAACTTTAAAAGCAGCAAACTAA
- a CDS encoding OsmC family protein — protein sequence MTSKVTYLGDLRTSSIHVQSGSEIISDAPLDNNGKGEAFSPTDTVANALASCMMTIMGIKARDMEVDFVGSTAEVTKIMNAEPRRIGAIEIIFQMKSNADEKSRTILERAAMTCPVFLSLSSEIEKKISFNWN from the coding sequence ATGACATCAAAAGTAACCTATTTAGGCGATTTAAGAACAAGTTCAATTCACGTGCAATCTGGAAGCGAAATCATTTCAGATGCACCTCTAGATAATAACGGAAAAGGAGAGGCATTTTCTCCAACAGATACTGTAGCAAATGCTTTAGCAAGCTGTATGATGACGATTATGGGAATCAAAGCTCGAGACATGGAGGTAGATTTTGTAGGTTCTACAGCAGAAGTAACAAAAATAATGAATGCAGAACCAAGACGAATTGGAGCAATCGAAATTATTTTTCAAATGAAAAGCAATGCTGATGAGAAAAGCAGAACAATTTTAGAACGTGCTGCAATGACTTGCCCGGTATTTTTAAGTTTAAGCAGTGAAATTGAAAAGAAAATTAGTTTCAATTGGAATTAA
- a CDS encoding beta-galactosidase family protein — protein sequence MKKIALFLFIACCLFFDASAQNKQTFAISDGNFLLNGKPIQIHSGEMHYSRIPQPYWRHRLKMMKAMGLNAVATYVFWNYHEVSPGVWDFKTGNKNLAEYIKTAQEEGLFVILRPGPYVCAEWEFGGYPWFLQNVPNMVIRGNNAQYLAATKAYFTELYKQVANLQITKGGPIIMVQGENEFGSYVSQRKDIPLDEHKKYSAAVFQQLKDVGFEVPFFTSDGSWLFEGGALPGALPTANGEDDVAKLKKVVHQFHDGKGPYMVAEFYPGWLDHWAEPFPIQKPEQTVRQTKKYLDNQVSFNYYMIHGGTNFGFTSGANYDKEHDIQPDMTSYDYDAPISEAGWATPKYNALRELLKNTETPNIPDQIPVITIPNISLTKAIDLEDLKSKIDPVIEDNPQTFEQLNQGHGYVWYSKKFTQPISGKLELNGLRDYAIVYLNGKKVAELNRYYKNYSCEIEVPFNATLDIIVENMGRINYGSQINSNNKGIISSVIINGETITGNWEMYKLPMNTEPDLAIYKNSAKANRPTLYQGTFNLKKTGDTFLDMRDWGKGIVFINGINIGRYWSVGPQQTLYVPGCWLNKGKNQITIFEQKNSTMQKEVKTIATPILEDLKPEKG from the coding sequence ATGAAAAAAATAGCTTTATTTCTTTTTATCGCTTGTTGCTTATTTTTCGACGCATCGGCACAAAACAAACAAACTTTCGCAATTAGCGATGGAAATTTTCTTTTAAATGGAAAACCCATACAAATTCACTCTGGAGAAATGCATTATTCGCGAATTCCGCAACCGTATTGGAGACATCGCCTAAAAATGATGAAAGCAATGGGATTAAATGCTGTTGCAACTTACGTTTTCTGGAATTATCATGAAGTTTCACCGGGCGTTTGGGATTTTAAAACCGGTAATAAAAACCTAGCCGAATACATAAAAACTGCTCAAGAAGAAGGTTTATTCGTGATTTTACGCCCGGGTCCGTATGTTTGTGCCGAATGGGAATTTGGAGGTTATCCGTGGTTCCTACAGAATGTTCCAAATATGGTTATTCGCGGAAATAATGCACAATATTTGGCTGCAACAAAAGCTTATTTTACCGAATTATACAAACAAGTTGCCAATTTGCAAATCACGAAAGGAGGACCAATTATCATGGTTCAAGGCGAAAATGAATTTGGTTCGTATGTTTCACAACGAAAAGATATTCCGCTTGACGAACATAAAAAATACAGTGCTGCCGTTTTTCAGCAATTAAAAGATGTTGGATTTGAAGTTCCGTTTTTCACTTCTGACGGAAGCTGGCTTTTTGAAGGCGGTGCTTTGCCTGGTGCATTACCAACTGCAAACGGCGAAGATGATGTGGCAAAACTCAAAAAAGTCGTACATCAATTTCATGATGGAAAAGGGCCTTACATGGTTGCCGAGTTTTATCCGGGTTGGCTAGATCATTGGGCAGAACCATTCCCAATTCAGAAGCCGGAACAAACCGTTCGTCAAACCAAAAAATATCTGGACAATCAAGTTTCTTTCAATTATTATATGATTCACGGAGGAACCAATTTCGGATTTACTTCTGGCGCTAATTATGACAAAGAACACGACATTCAGCCTGATATGACTTCTTATGATTATGATGCACCAATAAGTGAGGCAGGCTGGGCAACTCCGAAATATAATGCTTTAAGAGAGCTTTTAAAAAATACAGAAACACCCAATATTCCAGATCAGATTCCGGTAATTACAATTCCGAATATCTCTTTAACGAAAGCTATTGATTTAGAAGATTTAAAATCGAAAATTGATCCTGTAATTGAAGATAATCCGCAAACATTTGAGCAATTAAATCAAGGTCATGGTTATGTTTGGTACAGTAAAAAATTCACACAACCAATCAGCGGAAAATTAGAATTAAATGGTTTAAGAGATTATGCCATAGTTTATTTAAACGGAAAAAAGGTTGCCGAATTAAACCGTTACTACAAAAATTACAGCTGCGAAATCGAAGTTCCTTTTAATGCCACTTTAGATATTATAGTTGAAAATATGGGACGCATCAATTACGGTTCTCAAATTAATTCAAATAATAAAGGCATCATCAGTTCTGTAATTATCAATGGAGAAACCATTACCGGAAATTGGGAAATGTACAAACTGCCTATGAATACAGAACCCGATTTGGCCATTTACAAAAATTCTGCGAAAGCAAATCGTCCAACCTTATATCAAGGTACTTTCAATTTGAAAAAAACTGGAGATACTTTTCTCGATATGAGAGATTGGGGAAAAGGAATTGTTTTTATAAACGGTATAAATATCGGTCGTTATTGGAGTGTTGGTCCGCAACAAACTCTATATGTTCCGGGTTGTTGGCTTAATAAAGGTAAAAATCAAATTACCATTTTTGAGCAAAAAAACTCAACCATGCAAAAAGAAGTAAAAACGATTGCAACACCAATTTTAGAAGATTTAAAACCAGAAAAAGGGTAA